Within the Saccharomyces mikatae IFO 1815 strain IFO1815 genome assembly, chromosome: 11 genome, the region GGATATCAGCTGAAGATCCAGTATCAACCTCGACAAATTCCCTTCTTTTATAAAAGTCCCTCAACTTCTTTACCTCTTTTTCCTCGGCTGGTTTATGCTCGATGTTACCATCTAAACTCTTACGGAAATTTATCGTTTGAGTATCGGTCcataaagttttcaaatcaCGACCTTGCCTTACGAATGTATTGAATATAACACCGAATACTGTGGACTCCATGTCGActttctcatcatcataaaaaaaatcaaagttCTTTTTACACATATCATCCAAACAATTCTCCTCTTGTTCGCTGTTAGCATCCGTAATAGATGTAAGATTTgggatcaatgaatttaGAAAACGCATTCTTACCATTCTATGCTTCAAAAACTCATTCAGTGAGGTAAAAGAGGCTATGCAATGGACTGAGACGACAGTAGATGATAAATCAGTACCAATATCATCTTTACTTGCATCACCGTCATAAACCAACTTAATGCGTATCTCTTTGGCCAATGAAGCCACGCCACCACCATCCTGTAAACCACAATCAACtatagaaaaattttccagcCTCGTGAGAGCAGACTGTAAAATATCTAAAAATCGGTTAACGTTACCTTCAAAGACCTCTAAAAACGATTTcgcaaaaataaagtaagATGCAGTCGAAGTTGCAATTCTTTTAGCCATGGATGAAGCCAGCCCTGTAGAGGTAAATTCAAAACCTGACACGTCAAAATCTTCATGGAAAATACACTTCTTCAGGATTGaccaaattttcttccaatccTCCACCGTTTCGTCGGGGGTGGAAGGATTTTCTAAAATGGATACGACGCTTTCGATTTGATGCAGTTCCTCCGTTGCCTCTTGCTCAACATTCATTTGCGAAAGTACCCTATTAACTAGGTCTACACCCTTGTTCTTAATATAAACTAAAGACAAGGTTCTGAAAATATGAAttgtgattttttttggtttaacTGAGTCAGGTATTTCCATATCAGTAAATTCGTAATCATAGTCGTCATCAGCTTCATCACATTCTTCAATGCTACTATGCAAATCCCCTTCTTGGTCAGAAAGTGAATTATTCTCATCTTCGCTCTCCTTCAAATTAATGTTGTTGAAATCCACAGACAAATCTTTAAccaaatcaaaaataccTTCTCTTTTAATAGAAGGCAAGAATAGttcagaaaattttttgcaaattAATTCAAGCAACGAGAGACCACCGACTAATAGCGTCCCAGCCTCCGTTGCATGGGTGCTGGTAGCGTTAAATGTCGATCCTTTTTGGGCTAAGATGGACCCAATTAATTTAATAAGTTGATCATCAATTGCTTTCGCTGTGGAATTGTTTATGCATGAAACTACCCTTAGTAAGGCAATGAGCACGTATCTTCTTACATCAAAGTCAGCAGCGTTGGTATAAATTTCAACGAGAATTGGTATTAGGCACTGAACCAAAgcattaattttttcttgactCGAGCTAACATTGCGATCGCTATTCCCGGTATTTTTATCAGCAGATAATACTCGCTCCTCTTCGGGAGGAAACAGTACGACTATAAATCTTGAAATACTAATCAATAAACTGTTTGGAACATAAATCAATGTTTCATGTAGCCCCGCATTAGAATTCTTACTATAATGTTGAAAGGATCGCGTAGTCATATCAACAATATCAGTTTTCTCTCTCAGTTCCCTTGAAAGTATATTACTGCTAATTGCCAATACAGTTAAAATGTCCAAACATTTCAATTTATTTTCCAAGGGGGTGTCTTGAATAGAAATCAACTGAACGATTCTTTCGATCAAATCCAACGAAAACAAGGactcaaaattttcaaccCTGTGCAATGCCCCGCAGATACCATAAAGAGCATTTACAAGCCCAGTCATAATTGGCTGATCTGTCGCATTTACAAAGATAGGTTTTAGAGTTGGAAGTACTTCAACGACGGTCTTGAAATCATCTATTCGAATACTGCTACAAGCGTTCgaaacaattgaaataGCCTTTCTCTGTGCATGTATAGTcaaaaaatcgaaaaatTGCACGTAAATTGATAATTGACCAGTTTTCAAAACGTCTCCTCCATGCACTCTAGAAATGTATTCTACAGTCTCTAAAACTTGTTCTGCAAGATCAATATAACTAATTTCCACTAACTTTTCCTGCAAAATGGGTATAACGTGCTCGTCAACAGCAATTGAAATAGATTCTGGAGAAACCTCAAAAAGATTATACATGCATCTGCAGGCTTGCATTTGTAGTTCTAATTCTTCCCGCAAGAATTTGTCAGAAAGAATGGCAGCGATGTTCCCTATCAATGTTTCCATCGGTATGATTCTATCGACAACCATCTGgttcatcatcaatatgTTTTCAGAAAGTTCTTTTAAACTTTCCATTGCAATATAAGGGTCGTCGGAGGCATTTCCAGTATTCTCTATCAATTTAGAAATCCGCTCATTTCTTGCCGAGCTCTCCACGCTTCTCTCCATCCTTCCTCCAATCATGGATAAAATCTCAGGTAGTGTCCTGCCAGCTGGGTGTTGTACTTGTCCTCTACCTGtttgtcttctttgttCCAATCTTTGTGCGAATGTTTCCAAAATATCAGGTAAATGAAAGGGGTTGCTACCAAATTCACTGTTATCATGGGAGTGATCAAGtccttcatcttcactaTTCCTGTCTTCATCTCCACTATTTTGGGTTCTATGGTATCCATACAAAAGCTCAGGATCATCTTCACGATGGTAGCTATTATCATCCTCCTCATCTTCTGCCTCAAAGCTTCCTATGCTAGAAAGCATATGTTCGTCTTCCTCCTCATTAGGATAATAAGAATATTCACCCTGTACGTTACTATCTTCGTCGTAGTCATCTTCTACCTGAGTGTCCATCATATAATCGCTG harbors:
- the UFD4 gene encoding putative ubiquitin-protein ligase UFD4 (similar to Saccharomyces cerevisiae UFD4 (YKL010C); ancestral locus Anc_2.497), whose protein sequence is MSESNSHNFDEHESHSENSDYMMDTQVEDDYDEDSNVQGEYSYYPNEEEDEHMLSSIGSFEAEDEEDDNSYHREDDPELLYGYHRTQNSGDEDRNSEDEGLDHSHDNSEFGSNPFHLPDILETFAQRLEQRRQTGRGQVQHPAGRTLPEILSMIGGRMERSVESSARNERISKLIENTGNASDDPYIAMESLKELSENILMMNQMVVDRIIPMETLIGNIAAILSDKFLREELELQMQACRCMYNLFEVSPESISIAVDEHVIPILQEKLVEISYIDLAEQVLETVEYISRVHGGDVLKTGQLSIYVQFFDFLTIHAQRKAISIVSNACSSIRIDDFKTVVEVLPTLKPIFVNATDQPIMTGLVNALYGICGALHRVENFESLFSLDLIERIVQLISIQDTPLENKLKCLDILTVLAISSNILSRELREKTDIVDMTTRSFQHYSKNSNAGLHETLIYVPNSLLISISRFIVVLFPPEEERVLSADKNTGNSDRNVSSSQEKINALVQCLIPILVEIYTNAADFDVRRYVLIALLRVVSCINNSTAKAIDDQLIKLIGSILAQKGSTFNATSTHATEAGTLLVGGLSLLELICKKFSELFLPSIKREGIFDLVKDLSVDFNNINLKESEDENNSLSDQEGDLHSSIEECDEADDDYDYEFTDMEIPDSVKPKKITIHIFRTLSLVYIKNKGVDLVNRVLSQMNVEQEATEELHQIESVVSILENPSTPDETVEDWKKIWSILKKCIFHEDFDVSGFEFTSTGLASSMAKRIATSTASYFIFAKSFLEVFEGNVNRFLDILQSALTRLENFSIVDCGLQDGGGVASLAKEIRIKLVYDGDASKDDIGTDLSSTVVSVHCIASFTSLNEFLKHRMVRMRFLNSLIPNLTSITDANSEQEENCLDDMCKKNFDFFYDDEKVDMESTVFGVIFNTFVRQGRDLKTLWTDTQTINFRKSLDGNIEHKPAEEKEVKKLRDFYKRREFVEVDTGSSADILTLLDFLHGSGIKSDCFINSKLSAKLARQLDEPLIVASGALPDWSLFLTRKFPFLFPFDTRMLFLQSTSFGYGRLIQLWKNKSKGSKDSRNDEALQQLGRITRRKLRISRKTIFATGLKILSKYGGSPDVLEIEYQEEAGTGLGPTLEFYSVVSKYFARKSLNMWRCNSYSYRSEMDVDTTEYYITTLLFPEPLDPSSNNEKIVELFEYLGTFIARSLLDNRILDFRFSKVFFELLHRMSTPNITTVPSDIESCLLMIELVDPLLAKSLKYIVANKDNNTTLEELSLTFTVPGNDDIELIPGGCNKSLNSSNVEEYIYGVIDQILGKGIEKQLLAFFEGFSKVFSYEKMLILFPEELVDIFGRVEEDWSMETLYTNVNAEHGYTMDSSIIHDFISIISTFNNHERRLFLQFLTGSPKLPIGGFKSLNPKFTVVLKHAEDGLTADEYLPSVMTCANYLKLPKYTNRDIMGSRLRQAIEEGAGAFLLS